CCAGCCCGACCAGCGCCACCGGGGCGGCGAAGCGGGGCACCCGGAACAGCCGGACGTCCAGGGACGGGTGGTCGCTGCGCAGCTCGTGGGAGATGAACCAGCCCAGCACGGCCAGGCCGCCGACGATCGACGCCCAGACCAGCGGCCGGTCGAAGCCGTGCTCGCCGCCGTCGATGATGCCGTAGGTGAGCGCGACCAGGCCGACCACCGAGAGCAGCACGCCGAGCAGGTCGACGCGGCCCGGGTTGGGGTCACGGGACTCGGGCACCAGGACGGCGACCAGCACCACGCCGATCGCCACCACCGGCACGTTGATCAGGAAGACCGAGCCCCACCAGTAGTGCTCGAGCAGGGCGCCGCCGAGGATCGGGCCGATCGCCACGGCGAGGCCGACCGCGCCGGCCCAGATGCCGATCGCCCGGCCACGCTCGCGCGGGTCGAAGACGTTGGAGATGATCGAGAGGGTGACCGGCATGATGGCCGCGCCGCCGACCCCCATCAGGGCGCGGGCGCCGATCAGCTGCGCCGGGCTCTGCGCGTACGCCGACAGCAGTGAGGCGAGGCCGAAGATGACCAGGCCGATCACGAGGAAGCGCCTGCGGCCGGCGCGGTCGCCGAGCACCCCGAAGGTGAAGAGCAGGCCGGCGAAGACCAGGGTGTAGGAGTTGATCGACCATTCGAGCTCGCCCTGGCTGGCCCCGAGGCCGTGCACCGGGTCGGCGAGGGTGCGCAGCGCGACGTTGAGGATGGTGTTGTCGAGGACGACCACGAGGAGGCTGATCACCAGCACCCCCAGGATCGCCCACCTCCTCGGATGTCCGGTGTTCTCGTGCGGTTCCATGTCCGGTTCTCCCCCCGGCTTCCCCCGCGTCGAAATACGATACGGGGCAGACTCGTAACGCTGCCGAGCGTAGGTGAGGGAGTTTCGATACGGAACCGGATCGTATCGTTTGTGTCCCAGCTCACCCCGGCGGGCCGGCCGCCAGCGCCAGCCGCAGCAGTGCGTCCCGCGCCGGCAGCAGGCGCCGGGTCTGCGACAACCGCCCCGCCCACCGGGCCGTCGCCGCGATCCGCCGGGTGGGC
The window above is part of the Micromonospora inositola genome. Proteins encoded here:
- a CDS encoding MFS transporter, with translation MEPHENTGHPRRWAILGVLVISLLVVVLDNTILNVALRTLADPVHGLGASQGELEWSINSYTLVFAGLLFTFGVLGDRAGRRRFLVIGLVIFGLASLLSAYAQSPAQLIGARALMGVGGAAIMPVTLSIISNVFDPRERGRAIGIWAGAVGLAVAIGPILGGALLEHYWWGSVFLINVPVVAIGVVLVAVLVPESRDPNPGRVDLLGVLLSVVGLVALTYGIIDGGEHGFDRPLVWASIVGGLAVLGWFISHELRSDHPSLDVRLFRVPRFAAPVALVGLVFFAAMGVMFFNAFYLQLVRGYSPLETGLLFLPFAAAQLFFAPRSAAMVRRFGGRAVAVVGLVLTAVALGAFVFVDEVTPIWVVLVLTFVQGTGMANIMPPATESIMSALPREKAGVGSAVSNTVRQVAGALGVAVLGSVLSAVYREDIASALAGLPAPARDAADESISGAYAAAAQLGPAAPKLIAAANDSFVAAMHWAAGLSAVVAALGILIALRWMPGRPAAGPTEARPAVEPELAGTA